The Chlorocebus sabaeus isolate Y175 chromosome 11, mChlSab1.0.hap1, whole genome shotgun sequence genomic interval tgagctgagatagtgccacagcactccagcctaggcaacagagcaagactttgtctcaaaaataaaactaaaataaaaattatggattTAGCCcagcacggtggtgcatgcctgtagtctcagatacttgggaagctgaggcaggaagatcactcgagcccaggagttccaagctgcagtgagctataatcgtgtctgtgaataaccactgcactccagcctgggcaacatagcaagaccccgtctctttaaaaaaaaaaaatgtaaaaactagccagtcatggtggcatgtgcctgtagtctcaactacttgagaggctgaggcaggaggatcactcgagcccaggagttcaaggccacagtgagcatgattatgtcactgcattccagcctgggtgacagaacaagaccctgtttctatggaaaaaaaaatcatggatttacatattaaaattgcTTCTCTTGAAATCTCAAGCCTGGCTACCCTGGACCCACATTCCCGCGTGGCTTCAACATCTAGAGCCATGTGGCCACAGTCTCTCCCCAGCACCCTCACCTCACTTAAGTCGCCTGCCAGGTTGCAAGGCCACTAGAATTGGACAGTATGAAATTCTGAGTTATTTTTCTCTGCCCAGGGAGGCTCCTCTGGCCGGGGCACAGCTCTCAAGGGTGGCTGTGATTCTGAACTTGTCATCTTCCTCGACTGCTTCAAGAGCTACGTGGACCAGAGGGCCCGCCGTGCAGAGATCCTTAGTGAGATGCGGGCATTGCTGGAATCCTGGTGGCAGAACCCAGTCCCTGGTCTGAGCCTCAAGTTTCCTGAGCAGAGCGTGCCTGGGGCCCTGCAGTTCCGCCTGACATCCATAGATCTTGAAGACTGGATGGATGTTAGCCTGGTGCCTGCCTTCGATGTCCTAGGTGAGGGGTTCCTGGACTGTTCCAGGGTTGGGGGCAAGATCACTGGGAACAACACAGGATTTCCAATTCTAGCCCAGCCACCGACTTGCTATGTGACCTGGGCCAGCCTCTacccctctctcagcctcagtttggGGACTAAACATATTGGACTTGTGCCAGACAAAGGCAGAGAAAGCCCAGTTCCTCCTGGATCTGTGGTCCTGCTGTCAAGATGCTTGGCCCTCCCACAGGCATCTGGTAGTTTCCCTCAGCCACTGCCTAGAGCAGTTACTGCTCAGCCCTTCCACAAATATTCCCAAAAGCTAAGCCAAGTGGACATGTGGCTAGCAGTAGGGGCCTGGGGACAAAACCAGATTTCTGCAAAATCTTGTATTTTATCTTGAAAACATTGATGTGATTTTTGCATTCTTCGTAATATACCTGTGCTTGAGTTAAGATAAAAATATGTCtttgtgtcctcatctgtaaaatgaggataataccaATGGGGATATTAGTAATCTTATCGAATTTCTCATGTtataattttcttccttattttaaagGGTTTActttatggttcttttttttttttttttttttttttttgacttttggaGGTGAATCTTAGCTTAGTAATTGTCAGTTTTAGTCAACGCAATTAAAGCTACTGATTTCCCTTTCAGTACCACTTTAGCTACAGGGTAAATCTTTTGTTTGACATGTATAATTTTTATCCTCATTCCGGTctaaatattttgtacttttaattatGACATCATTTGTTGTTTCATCCATGAATATTCGGAAGTAGCTTTCCAAATGaatgttttggggttttgtttgcttttgacatttacttattatcttttttaaaactgtagtCAGAAAACATGTGATATCAATTATTTGGAATTTGTTGGCATTTCTTAGGTTGCCCATGGTTGAAAAGAATGCATGCTTTccagccagacatggtggatcacacctgtaatcccagcactttgggaggccaaggcgggtgggtcacttgagttcaggagtttgagaccagcctggccatagtgaaaccctgtctccactaaaaataaaaataaaaaaaaaaaatagcctggagtggtggcatgcacctgtaatcccagctactcgggagactgaggcaggaaaattacttgaacctgggaggtggaggttgcagtgagctgagattgcaccactgcactccagcctgagagacagagtgagactccatctcaaaaaaaaaaaaaaaaggatcgcATGCTTTCATTGCTGAATGCAGACTTCTATATAGGTTCTTTAGATCTAGCTTATGACCTtttgctcagataattttttgtttagtCTCTCAATTTCTGAGCAAGATATCTTAAAATCTCCTACTCAGAATGGAGACTTATCCATTGTTCCTTGCAATTCTGTGAAGTTTTGCTTCTAATATTTCGAGGCTATGTTATTGAGAACATATACGCacataattattatactttattggATTGTACTTTTTATCATTAAGTAATAATCTTCATTACTTCTCAACGTTATCTTTGTCTTAAAGCcttttgtctgatattaacagAGCCACAGTCCTCTTTTGTCGGCATTTTCCTGATGTACCCTCTCCACTCTTTATTTCCTAGTACGTGTTATTAAATTGTACCCTTTATAAGCAGCACAAagctaaaagacaaaaatgaaacaagCAACAATGATATAATAATTTACATGGGTTTAATAGTATCTTGGAACTAAACTACCAGTCactaataataggggaaactgtttcttttgtttttgttttcacagtctgtgcaaattaaaacctattaatataattaacaaattttttcaccattgctaCTTGATTTCCAGTTCTTCCTTCTGGATTCATTTTCCTTCTTACAGAAATACATCTTTTAGTACTTTTTCAGAAAGGGTTTATGAGTGACAAGTTTTTCTCAGACTTTGTCTAAAGCCCTTTCTGTTTCACCTCCATGCTCGAATGGAATGCTTGACACTTGTTTTCCTTAGTTGTGCTGTCTTCTTACCTGTTGTTGCTGATGAGAAGTCTCTGTCAgttgttgattttttgttgttaacgatctgtttttttgtttgtgttcgtggttttttgtttgttcattttgttttgatttccctTTTGTTGGCTTTTAAGACTTTCTCTTGGTTCATAGTATTCTTCAGCTTCTCTTTGATGTATCTGTGTAtggatttctttttaatgtgtccTCTTTGAAATGTGCTGTCCCTCCTGAATCTGAGAGCTCAATTCTTCCTTTAGTTTTAGGGAGATGTCTTCCAATAGCTCTTCGAATACTGCCTCTCCCCTATTTTCTCTATTCTCTACTTCTGGAACTCCTGTTAGATAGTTTCTTATCTCATCCTCCATGgcttttcatctctctctctctcttttttttttttttgagacggagtctcgctctgtcgcccaggctggagttcagtggtgcgatctcgctcactgcaagctccaccgcctcccgggttcacgccattctcctgcctcagcctcctgagaagctgggactacaggcgcccgctaccaagcccggctaatttttttgtatttgtttttttagcagagacggggtttcaccgtgttagctaggatggtctctatctcctgacctcgtgatctgccctcctcagcctcccaaagtgctgggattagaggtgtgaaccagTGCGCCTGGCCGCTTGTCATTTCTCTCATTGTTCCCATCTCTTTGTCTGTCAGGGCTGCCTGTATTTCAGTGTCTTGGACCTGTCTTCTGGTTTATAAACTCTATTAAAATAATGTCTACTCTGCTGCTTatccctaattttttttatttcaatgactTTTCACCTCTAGAAGTTGTGTTTCTCTGTTTCTTAAATCAATCTGTTATTTGTTCATAGGCTTCAATTCTTTCACTGTAGTTTCAGTGTCTTTGATGTCTTTAATAACTTCCAACATGCTTATTTTAGTGTCTCAGATTGTCCAATTAACTCAAATTCTTGAGGTGCTAATTTTCCCATTTGCTGTGTCACCTGACTCTCCCTCATGGTCAATCATTTCTTCATATGGTTcgtaattttttattgtgaacTGATCTTTGGGGTTTGTGGAGCTTTTGTTGTCTTTGCTTTTCCTGTGGAGGTTCCTTGTGCCCTGGGTTGGAGAATATTCCCCGTGGGACCAAGTTTTCATTTCGCTTCTACCTGGACTCCAAGAGTTTCACTAATTCCCAGGCTAGATTATGCATTAATTCAACAGTCTGGGATTTCCTCGCCATGCAGATACTGTACATTTGGACTTCACATCCACATCTAGCACAGGATGGGGGTCGCAGTTTCTCAcaggggattttcttttttcccccacccAGAGCCCTAGCAACAAGCTTCCTTAAAGCCCCTCTCTGCCAGTGGATAACCTTTTGCAGTCACTTTTCATGAAGAAGGCATTTATTTTAGAGGCCAGCCTTACGAAAGTGAGGGATGAGACTCAATTGTAGCTTCCtctctttgtcttgtttttcttcttctggaagaTAACgttaataatagcaataattacTGCTTATTGAGCACATGATGTATTCTacacactgttctaagcacttcacaTGTAGATTTCAATTGATTCTTACAATAACCTTAGAAGGACAGGTGCTATTTATGatcccccttttacagatgaggaaactataCCCAAAGAGGTAAAAATCACACAgcttggatttgaacccaggcttaTCTGTCTCCAAAGCTCACTCCTTTAACCACTATGTGACACAGCTTTTCTGGGTCAAGATTATCCATCTTTCAGCTTTcagggaaaatttttaaaaaataaataaatagaagattaTCCACCGTGCAGTTACCGGATGGATtagcaaaaattattaaaaagcatCCAGTACAGAATTGATACTGAAAGAAATGATAGCTCTGATTGTTATTCAATATTATAGTGTATTACTGATTACAATGTTAGGTGATTAATGTTAGAATGTTCATAAAGGCTGGTGAATGGATGGGTTGGTAAATGCTGCTGTCTGCGATTGGAGTTGCACACTCAGGGTGTTTCAAACTTCTACAGGGCAGCTCAGTTCTGGCACCAAACCAAATCCCCAGGTCTACTCGAGGCTCCTCAGCAGTGGCTGCCAGGAGGGCGAACATAAGGCCTGCTTCGCAGAGCTGCGGAGGAACTTCGTGAACATTCGCCCCGCCAAGTTGAAGAACCTGATTCTGCTGGTGAAGCACTGGTACCGCCAGGTGAGTTGCCCCTGGCTCCTCCCAGGAAGCCGCCACTGTCATGGCAACCACCCCAGCCAATCAGTTCCTCCCCTACACCCACGTCTCCCCtccttggcttctttttttttttttttttttttttttttgagacggagtctcgctctgtctcccaggctggagtgcagcggccggatctcgactcactcactgcaagctccgcctcccaggtttacgccattctcctgcctcagcctcctgaatagctgggactgcaggcacccgccacctcgcccggctagtttttttgtattttttagtagagacggggtttcaccgtgttagccaggatggtctcgatctcctgacctcgtgatccgcccgtctcggcctcccaaagtgctgggattacaggcttgagccaccgcccccggcctccTTGGCTTCTTATTGGTCATCCAAAGCAAAAGGACCGGCCTCCTCCATCCTCCATTTCCTGCCCGGATCTGGAAGTCACTGTTAGAAAAAATCTTTTCTCCGTCAACTCTAAAGTCCTCATTTCTTGTACCTGGGGTTCACTGTCCCTCTTTAGCCCATCCACTTCTCTCTTTTGAcactgcaaatgttttctctgattttctcCCACCTCCAAACTTTTGCTTATGATACCCCCACCACATCTctatttttggaaaagaaaactcCCCTTTCTGGAAGCCTAGAGCTGGCAGTGACCACCATATGGTAAGGACCTGTCCAAGACAGAAAAACCAGAGCACTTGAACAGAAAAGATCTGAACAGAAAAGCTGATGACTCCTTATGGGCTCCTGGATCAACCTGTGCCTGAAAGCAGTCTACTCCAGGGCTTTTGGGTTACATCAGCCAATACAATCTTTCacagccttttttttcttcttttcttttttttttttttttttttttttttttttgagaaagggtctcactttgtcacccacgctggagtgcagtggcactattacagctcactgcagcctcaaccttctgggctcaagcaatcctcctgcctcagccccccaagtagctaagactacaggcatgcactactacacctggctgacttttgtactttttgtagagacaggagtcttaccatgttgcccaggttagtctctaacttctgagctcaagtaatccacccaccttggcctcccaaagtgctagaattacaggtgtgagccaccgcgccccagcCTTGCTACCTCTTTTGAGTTGCACTAAATTCTGAGCATCCTTCGGAGTTCCCTTACTAAGTACTTCTCTGAATTCTGACTTGCATTCATGCATCCCTATATTCAACAAACATCTATCGAGCACCTGCTATTACTAACTCTTGTGATGGACACTGGGATACCAAGATGGATACATTGCAGCCCCTATTCCTGTACAACCACCCTATGCTATGTGATGAATGTTAAAATATTCCTAAAGGCTGGTGATGGATGGATTCGTCAATGCTTCCATCTTCAATTAGAGTTACACACTCAAGATGTTTCAAATTTCCAAATTCCTTGAGGGGAGATACTGGGCAAAAGCCACATCTGAGCTCTCAGTCTCACTGTAtgaccttagacaagtcactACCctcctctgaacctcagtttactcacctgtaaaatgagaagcATCAGCAAGTTTCTATTCTTTCTGCACTTCTGTTTTCTATATTCCCTTCCTGCCCCAAGTGCTTATGGCCACACTCAGCTCACATCCACTAATCACGCATCTTGACCTTGGGTGACACAGGTTGTGGCTCAGAACAAAAGAAAACGGCCAGCCCCTGCCTCTCTGCCCCCAGCCTATGCCCTGGAGCTCCTCACCATCTTCGCCTGGGAGCAGGGCTGCGGGAAGGACTGTTTCGACATGGCCCAAGGCTTCCGGACAGTGCTAGGGCTCGTGCAGCAGCATCAGCAGCTCTGTGTCTACTGGACGGTCAACTATAGCACTGAGGACCCAGACATGAGAATGCACCTTCTTGGCCAGCTCCGAAAACCCAGGTGAAGACCCGCTTCCCTTTGCCTGGCTTAATTATACTTCTCCTCCCCACCGTCACCCTGGAGTCAGTCATCCAGGAGGGGTCCAAGGTAGGGTTTGGGGTGGGAATCCCGCTCCTCACTCTGCTTCCCTCTGGACTCTTTGCTGAGGAAATGTGGACATAAGGAGTCCCAAAAGAAACCAGGGCCAGTTTTATTAGCATGATAAAATAGTATTTCTCAGTTGAAGGGGCCACCCAATAGCTTTCCAACCAAGGCAGCCAATTGAGACTGCTTCTGCATTTGGGCAAGACTGAGCCAACCCTGAGGTCCTGACACTCTTTCCAGCCCTCACACCCCTTTTCAGCCCTTCCACCCACCTCGTCTTTCACTGACTCCCACCTTCCCCACCCACCCTCTTGCTGTGCCCCCAGACCTCTGGTCCTGGATCCTGCTGATCCCACCTGGAATGTGGGCCAGGGTAGCTGGGAGCTGTTGGCCCAGGAAGCAGCAGTGCTGGGGATGCAGGCCTGCTTTCTGAGTAGAGATGGGACATCTATGCCGCCCTGGGATGTGATGGTAAGACAGAGGGTCCTGGGGGGCAgggggccctgcccctgccttctAGTCAGGTTCCCTTAACCTGCCGGTGCACCCATCCCCCGCTGCTAGGAGTGTTGGTTCCTGACAACTCATAGCCACCCCTTCTCTGGAGACTTGCCTTCCGTGAAATGCACAGATTGCTACGTCCCAGCCAGTGCCTGAGTGACACAGGGTTACAAAAGGCCCAACTTTGTCTCCAGGCGGAACCGACTCTGATACAATTCACGGTCCAGGGCTCCCTGTGGGATCAGGCAAACACTTGTCTCTGGTTGAGCACCCAGCTTTGCTGAGACTCTTCTCTGCCCTCTGCTGCTGCCCTTGTTCCACTTCTCCTCCAAGCACTGCCCCAATTAATCATATCCACAAGAATTCCCACCATGGGCCCTGCTTCTAGGAAAACTGAGACATAAGCCGCTTGCAGCTCccaaaaggacatgattttatcaCTTTTACTATTTTGCAGCAGGGTCTCATAACCAGCGTTTGATACTCAAGACAATCCATTGAGACTCAGGCTTCATTATTGCACTCATTTaaacatggggaaactgagactgtGTATTGATGCTAGAACCAAAATTCAATCTCAGGTCCTTCTGATGCTACCTCAGAACCTACCTACCAGCTGAGAAGGAAAGAGCGACATGGGAGACAGTGGGAGTCTTGTCCTCAGAGGACATCAAGGGGCAGGGCTTGGGTGAGCACTAGGAGTCCCGTCTCAAGCTGGCCCTGCCTGGATTCTCTCTGCAGCCAGCCCTCCTTTACCAAACCCCAGCTGGAGACCTCGACAAATTCATCAGTGAATTTCTCCAGCCCAACCGCCAGTTCCTGGCCCAGGTGAACAAGGCTGTTGATACCATCTGTTCATTTCTGAAGGAAAACTGCTTCCGGAATTCTCCCATCAAAGTGATCAAGGTGGTCAAGGTGAGTCCTCAGAGAGCTGTAGGCAAGCAATGTCCTGCAAGCTGGTGATCTctcccagcccagggccaggcctGACCCACTTCCGCCCTCGTAGCAACCAGCAAAAAGCCAGGCATAGAGAAAGAGCCAGAAAGTGATCATGGGGGGATGGCAGAGAGAGGGCCCAGATATGTCCAACAAGTCTTTTTTGGTTGCTAGTGACACCCAACTCGAAAGAGGCAGCAAAGGAATGTACTGACTGATGTAACTGGAAAGTCTGGGGGTAGGGCTGCTTACAGGCATAGCTAGATACGGGAGACCAGGCAGCATCCTCAGGACTCAGTTTTTCTCTCCAGttcttggttttgctttttaatgtctTGGATAGGCCCTTAACATATGGTGGTCTTTGGCAGCTCTAAGCTTCCAGAAAGgggaatttgttttttcttaaaatccaaataaaagtCTTGGAATTGAGTCTCATTGGCTTGCCTTGGGTAACCTATCACCCCCCAAACTAATTACTGGGACTAGGGAGACATGATGCTCTGGATGGCCAAGACCGGGTCACACAGTGAAGTGGCCCCCGCCTAGACCTCATGGGCTGAGTGTGGGGTAGGGGTGGTCCCTCCATAGAACACCAGGATGCTGATCCCAGGTGGAAAggacactgggggtgtacaaaaGGTCACACTGTCCACGGCACTGGATACAGCCTTAGTCCACAGTTGGAGAGACAAGTGAGACCCAGATCGGCTCAGAAAGAGTGTTAGCATAAAGTCAACCAGTGAACAGTGCCAGGGATGCTGGTTTGCTGTGTGACCATAGGCATGTACCTTCCCTTCTCTGATCCTCACCTTCCTGATTTCTAACACTTGAGGAGAGTGGCTTGGCTCactggttctcaaccctggcttcCCTGGCTTGACCTTGgaatcacagtttttaaaaaatatgctgaTGACCAAGCCCCAACCCAGGAAAACTTAAATCACTGTCCTGTGGGGTGGGAGCCAGCCGTTGGTCATTTGTAAAAGCCTTCCAGGTGCAGACAGGCTTGGGAGCTTCAGGCccaaaaaaacaaccaacaaacaaaacacttctcAAATCTTCTCCAGTCAGAAAACATGATGGAGTGAGaaattttgcatttgttgaagGGTTTAAACTTACCTCCTGCACGCTTCTTTTTCTTACAGTCATACCAGATTAAAGATGTaacagagaggttaggtgacttGTCAAAAGTCACACAGTAGGTTTTCTAACTCATAGTCCAGAACCCACAGGCAAAAGGATGCCAAGCCGTGCTTCAAGGGTTGAGCCACCTGCCATGTCCTCTCCAGGGTGGCTCTTCAGCCAAAGGCACAGCCCTGCGAGGCCGCTCAGACGCCGACCTCGTGGTGTTCCTCAGCTGCTTCAGCCAGTTCACTGAGCAGGGGAACAAGCGGGCCGAGATTATATCTGAGATCCGAGCCCAGCTGGAGGCATGTCAACGGGAGCAGCAGTTCGAGGTCAAGTTTGAAGTCTCCAAATGGGAGAATCCCCGTGTGCTGAGCTTCTCACTGACATCCCAGACGATGCTGGACCAGAGTGTGGACTTTGACGTGCTGCCAGCCTTTGACGCCCTAGGTGAGGTGCCCTGGCATAGACCTGAGAGGGGAAAATACAGAGGCAGGCCTGCCATGCACAGTTGTAGAGGTTGCACAGTGCACAACCAGGCCACATCTGTTCCCATCATTGCAGGCACTGTAGTTGTGTATGTTCATCACAACTTTCCTGCAAAGTATCTAAAGAAGAGAGCacctttttctaatttgcacagGCACTCTGTGGGCTAACAGTGGCTTCAAGCTGGGTTCTAGTCCCAGCAATTCCACCAATATACTAGATGACCTTGAACAAGGGACTTCCCCATCCTGAGCCCCAGTGTCTTTATCTCACATCTGACAGTAAGGACACTGATGTTTCTTGCACATTCCAAGCTTTGAGTGGTTTGTGTGccatccacctcctccacctgctGCAGATCTATTCATTCAGTTCATTCAATACATGCATCTACTCTGTGCCCAGTGCTCTTCCAGGGACCAGAAATAAAGCCTTGAACAAAATAGACACAACTCTCTTCATATCTCTTCAACTCTCAGTTTGGTTAGCAGTTTTCAGAGTGAGAAAATCCCTTGTATCTGAATTTATTTAGTTTCTGAGTTTGAGGGAGCAGGTAGCCAAGGGAGGGATTCatgcagaattttgttttaagagacagggtcttactttatcacccagcctggagtgcagtggggtgatcatgaCTTAatgcagcttcgaactcctgggctcaagtgatcctcccgccctagcctcctgagaagctgggactagaggtgcataccactacgcctggttaatttatagaattttttgtagagatggagatctcactatgttgcccaggctgatctgaaactccagGCTTCATATGATCCTCCTGCagtggccttccagagtgctgggattacagacgtaagccactgcacccagcccagaaattTATCTGAATCTATTCAGTTCCTCAGTTCGGAGAGCGAGAATTTGGATATTAAGGAATGCCTTTAAGTGCAATGTAACCAGAATGTAGCTCTGTTACCTGCAGGAGGTTGTAAGACTgaggcctcccctcccccagttaGAGAGAAAGATAAGCAAGTATTAGAGAGGTGTTAAAGACAGACTAGCTCCCAGCTGAGACTTTTTCCAAGACAGGTAAGCAGATGGTTTGAAAGGGAGCAGAAAAGGGAGTAAGACTGTCACCAGCGATTTAACGTGGGTCATGCCACATCTGTGTTCCACCTAAAAACACCCTGTGGCCTGCCAGTGGATCCCAGACCCCCCTCAGGAAAACACCCAAGAGGTAGGAGATCTCAGAAGCTCTTTCTAAGTTGGCCCCATTGGGACACTGTGGGAACCAGAGTGATGGTAACCGTCTCCCCACCTCCAGGCCAGCTGGTCTCtggctccaggcccagctctCAAGTCTACGTCGACCTCATCCACAGCTACAGCAATGCAGGCGAGTACTCCACCTGCTTCACAGAGCTGCAGCGGGACTTCATCATCTCTCGCCCTACCAAGCTGAAGAGCCTGATCCGTCTGGTGAAGCACTGGTACCAGCAGGTTCGGCACATGGGTGGGCCACCTTCCCCAGCAGCCCTAGGCTCTGCCTCTGAAGCACTTTcctgggaggaggcagggccCAGCCCTGGCCAGGAACCTGGGTTGGTGGAGCAGAGCAGAAAGAGTGCTATATCTCAGCTGTGGgaccttagttttcttatctgtaagatgGGGGTGATAAAACTATGTTGCAAGGTATGACGGGATAATGCATAGCAAGGTATCTGGCACATGTAGTGCTCAATAAAAGTTTTGGGGTTGCTTTGTCAAGTCCAGAATAGTCCCTTCTGTACCTCCTCAGTGCCAATATAAACCAACACATCTTTGTCCTCGTCCTCCAGTGTCACAAGATCTCCAAGGGGAGAGGCTCCCTACCCCCAAAGCAtgggctggaactcctgactGTGTACGCCTGGGAGCAGGGCGGGAAGGACCCCCAGTTCAACATGGCTGAGGGCTTCCGCACGGTCCTGGAGCTGGTCACCCAGTATCGCCAGCTCTGTGTCTACTGGACCATCAACTACAACACCGAGGACAAGACTGTTGGAGACTTCCTGAAACAGCAGCTTCAGAAGCCCAGGTTTGGGTCTACCCCCAATGTTCCGGAATTTCAGACCTGGGATCACTCACTCTCCCCACTTTCTAGATTGCAGAGCAGAGACAGGAAAACACTCTTCCTGGAACTGAGTCCTTTCTAGAAGTTATATTCTTAGGACCTGAGGGACAAGCAGTCAATTTGGTGGTCACCCAGgaatagggttgccagataaaatgcaAGACCTCAAGTTAAATTTgagtttcagataaacaatgaataactTCTTAGTGTAAGTATGCCCAATGCCATATATGAGACATAATTAtgcttaaaaattattcaatgttTATCTGAAAATCAAATTTTACTGGGCATCCTggtttggtggtggttgttgtttgtctgtttatttttgtcgcccaggctggagtgcaatggtgtgatcttggctcactgcaacctccgcctcccgggttcaagcaattcttcttccttagccttctgagtagctgggaccacaggcacacaccaccatggccagctaatttttgtatttttagtagagacaggggtttcaccatgttggccaggctggtctcgaactcctggcctcaagtgacccgcccgccttggcctcccaaagttccaggattacaggcatgagccactgtgcccagccttgtatTTGCATTTGTTAAATCTGACCACCCTACCTGTGAACCCACCCAGGTGCCATAAGCATGTTTCATTCTTTGGGATTTTGCCTACCTCGGAAATGGGTACAGAGGTAACAGAGATGCTTTTGCAAACTCAGGATGCATCTCCAGTCAGTGGGTAGTGGCTACTTAGAATGACGTGTGGAAAAAGCTTCTGAGGTTGTAATTTGACGCAGCTGGAAAAAGTGGGCTAACCAACTAGTGGTGAACaaaggttgagcatcccaaatgcaaaaattcaaaatctgaaaatgcCCCAGAATTTGAAGCTTTTTGACCACCAAAAAAAATGCTCAAGGAAAATGCTCATTGgggcattttggattttcaaattAGGGATTCTTAACTGGTAAGCGAAgagtccaaaatctgaaaaaattcgaaatccaaaacacttctggtcccaagcattttagataagagatactcaacctgta includes:
- the OAS3 gene encoding 2'-5'-oligoadenylate synthase 3, producing MDLYRTPASELDRFVATRLQPRKEFTETARRALGALDAALRERRGRPGAPAPRVLKIVKGGSSGRGTALKGGCDSELVIFLDCFKSYVDQRARRAEILSEMRALLESWWQNPVPGLSLKFPEQSVPGALQFRLTSIDLEDWMDVSLVPAFDVLGQLSSGTKPNPQVYSRLLSSGCQEGEHKACFAELRRNFVNIRPAKLKNLILLVKHWYRQVVAQNKRKRPAPASLPPAYALELLTIFAWEQGCGKDCFDMAQGFRTVLGLVQQHQQLCVYWTVNYSTEDPDMRMHLLGQLRKPRPLVLDPADPTWNVGQGSWELLAQEAAVLGMQACFLSRDGTSMPPWDVMPALLYQTPAGDLDKFISEFLQPNRQFLAQVNKAVDTICSFLKENCFRNSPIKVIKVVKGGSSAKGTALRGRSDADLVVFLSCFSQFTEQGNKRAEIISEIRAQLEACQREQQFEVKFEVSKWENPRVLSFSLTSQTMLDQSVDFDVLPAFDALGQLVSGSRPSSQVYVDLIHSYSNAGEYSTCFTELQRDFIISRPTKLKSLIRLVKHWYQQCHKISKGRGSLPPKHGLELLTVYAWEQGGKDPQFNMAEGFRTVLELVTQYRQLCVYWTINYNTEDKTVGDFLKQQLQKPRPIILDPADPTGNLGHSARWDLLAKEAAACMSALCCVGRNGIPIQPWPVKAAV